One stretch of Brettanomyces nanus chromosome 4, complete sequence DNA includes these proteins:
- a CDS encoding uncharacterized protein (EggNog:ENOG41) translates to MSAPESYNEAKRLRAVDIHSNLPHWGNSGKFNFLIKKMLNLFGTNGASISLINARYQVVKYQQGLGFAKCARQISLDAHAILSSQFFALNDASKDWRTNSNPLVKGLPYIKYFVAVPLITRQNEAIGALSIFDSFARDNVNENTILILKQMANEVMQYLEEDMTSIPGISKKGQSRENPSQVGSASTNPNCSISSTPSSVSLLEKFGRATSRDPTSSIIFERDGSGSSYQNHTLLRFSRFYHPYDDLIDLSVWKQMLGCKNFRVASNLLARILIDRLGFHCVYFMQMQASRPARIKGVRLPKEREVLLRDFKHNNKVEICGDDSIRFQLLGIQGVVEGIDSNWEKEFHLRAFGVKHGVIYHTSESKATFRSGVCIPFYRIPEKLVRRSQRRTVDVTDLYLRHGGYLISCFNTNNREITEEEIGYIYGCASILRRMYLMM, encoded by the exons ATGTCGG CTCCCGAATCCTATAATGAAGCTAAAAGGCTCAGAGCTGTTGATATACATTCCAACTTGCCCCACTGGGGAAACAGCGGTAAGTTCAACTTCCTCATTAAAAAGATGCTAAACTTATTCGGTACAAACGGCGCTTCAATCAGTCTCATCAATGCCAGATACCAAGTAGTCAAGTATCAGCAAGGTCTCGGGTTTGCCAAGTGCGCTAGACAGATTTCTTTAGATGCACATGCAATACTTTCTTCTCAGTTTTTTGCACTCAATGATGCTTCCAAAGACTGGCGTACTAATTCCAATCCCCTAGTAAAGGGACTTCCGTATATCAAGTATTTTGTTGCTGTGCCTTTGATTACAAGGCAGAATGAAGCCATAGGAGCGTTGTCGATATTTGACTCTTTTGCCAGAGATAATGTTAACGAAAATACCATCCTTATATTGAAACAGATGGCCAATGAAGTGATGCAATATCTCGAAGAAGATATGACAAGTATCCCTGGTATTTCCAAAAAGGGCCAATCACGAGAGAATCCTTCTCAGGTCGGTTCTGCTTCCACTAATCCTAATTGTTCTATATCCTCTACGCCTTCTTCTGTATCACTATTGGAAAAATTTGGCAGAGCCACTTCCAGAGATCCGACTAGTTCCATCATATTTGAACGTGACGGCTCCGGAAGTAGTTATCAGAACCATACACTCCTTAGATTCAGCAGGTTTTACCACCCTTATGATGATCTTATAGATCTATCAGTCTGGAAGCAGATGCTGGGCTGTAAGAATTTCCGGGTGGCTTCAAACCTTCTTGCAAGGATTTTAATAGATAGGCTTGGCTTTCATTGTGTTTATTTTATGCAGATGCAAGCTAGTAGACCTGCGAGAATTAAAGGTGTCCGACTTCCTAAGGAAAGGGAGGTTTTGCTACGGGATTTCAAACATAACAATAAAGTGGAGATCTGCGGAGATGATTCTATCAGATTCCAGTTATTGGGAATTCAGGGGGTTGTTGAAGGTATCGATAGCAACTGGGAGAAAGAGTTTCATCTTAGAGCGTTTGGTGTTAAGCATGGCGTTATATACCACACGTCTGAATCAAAAGCAACCTTTCGCTCTGGAGTCTGTATTCCGTTCTACAGAATTCCAGAAAAATTGGTCAGAAGGAGTCAGAGAAGAACCGTTGACGTTACCGATCTCTACTTGAGGCATGGCGGATATCTGATTTCGTGCTTCAACACTAACAACAGAGAAatcacagaagaagaaataggATACATTTATGGGTGTGCATCAATTCTAAGAAGAATGTATCTTATGATGTGA